A window of Gemmatimonas aurantiaca genomic DNA:
ATCGGCGCCGGTGGACTCGGCATGTCGGCTATTCAACTCGCGACAGGGCTCGGCGCCTCGCAGGTGATCGCCGTGGATCGTGACGCGCAAAAGCTGGCGCTCGCCGCGCAATTCGGTGCGATATCCGTCTCGGCCGCCGATCGTACGGTGGACGAGGTCGTGACAGCCGTGCGCGAGGCGTCACATGGGCGTGGCGTGGACGTGGCGCTCGAACTGGTCGGCAGTGTCGACACGGTGCAGGTGTCGCTCAAGTCCCTCGCACCACTCGGACGCGCGGTGGTGGTGGGCCTCAACCACATCGCGGTGCCGGTCGACAGCTATCGCGACATCATCGGCCGTGAAGCGGAGCTGATCGGTTCGAACGATCACCTGCGCAGCGAACTCGAAGAGTTGATGGTCATGGCCTCGACGGGTCGTCTCGACCTGCGGCACGTGGTCACGAACACCGTGCCCCTCGACGCCGACGCCATCAACGGCGTGCTCGACGCCCTCGACCGTCATGCCGCGCCGGTGCGCACGGTCATCGTGCCATAGGGAAATTCGAAACCGCCGGGAGCCGTGACGCATAGCCGACACGGCGAACGTCAGCGGTCCGGCAGCACGAAGCCCTGCGTGAGCAGGTTTTCGATGGGCAGAAAACGTGGCGACGGGAGGGCGTCCCAGGCAAACCATTCCCACCCTTCGCATTTGTCCGGCTCGCGCACGACCGCTTCTCCATGGGGTGCTTCGGCGATCACGAACAGCGTGACGTAGTGTCGTTCGGATTGCCCCGGTTGTGCGGGGAACCGGTCGTTGGTCCAGGGGCCGTCGTGCGTTTCCGTCAGAGTGAGCCCTGTCTCCTCGAGCGCTTCGCGACGGGCACAGTCGTGCACCGATTCGCCCCACTCGAGATGTCCGCCCGGGAACTGCCACACACCGTCACCATGCGTGCGGCTGCGCCGTCGTCCGAGCAACACGCGGTCGCCGCGACGGATGATGACCGCCACGCCGACACGGGGCTGCGGAACACCAACCGGTTCACTCACGCCCACGACGGAGAGTCGGGCAGCACCACCAGCGGCTTCCGGCCACGCAGTGCGCCTTCGAGATGCAACAGCGCGACGCCGACTCCCGCCGCCCCCTGCATGAAACCCGTCTGCGCGACGGTGTCCTCAGGGCTCGCCCGATTCTCCGCCTGCACCCACTTGAGCCCTCCGGCATCGGGCGTGGCGCGCGCGATCACATCGTCCATCACCCGTTGCGCAAACGCGAGATCGTCGGCACTGCGGGTCGTGGCATGGCGGGCCACGAAATACTCCGCCACACCGCAGTTACCGCAACACTGCGAGATGTTGTTCCAGAACCCCGAGCGATCCGGATACTGTTCGGGCACGCCGCTCTCGACGATCGCTCGGGACAACGCCGGCTGATAGCGACGCCATGTCGCGTCACCGGTGAGGCGTTCGAGTTGCCGGTAGAGACGCGCGGTGCCCGCCGGCCCGTGACACCAGCTCAGGTAGTACAACGACTCGTTGCCGGGTTCCGAATGAAAGATCTTCCTGGCGCCGCTTGTCGATACGGTCGTAATCCCGTCCAGGTAACGTGCCCCCGACAGCGCACCGGCGCGGGCCGCCTGCTGCAATGCCCGGTCGTCAGCGAGCGCCGGATGCATGGCCAACGTGGCCAGTGTATAGCTCACGCCGGCCGTGCCATGCGAAAAGTTCGGATAACGGCGCGGCGTGCTGGGCGAGATAGCCCACTTGGTGCCGTTGCCTTCCGTCACCCCGGCGTCGAGCAGCGAGCGTGCGGCCCCGCGCAACAATCGGTTGGTGTCACGCCAGGGTGAGCCAGGTGCGCGATCGCGAGCCTGCAACCAGGTCAGTGCCAGTGCGATACCGGCCGTCCCCGAGATGATATCGGTGGAGTCCTGCCACACGGCCGCGTCGCCCTTCCACGTGGCACCATCACGCACACGACCGGCAATCTGCGCGAGCGCCAACTGCCCCGCGGCAAACGGCGCACGCTCCTGCACGAGTTGCAGCACGTAC
This region includes:
- a CDS encoding zinc-binding dehydrogenase; protein product: MNAPTAQTMRAVRMSAPGAPVTLMEIPIPACGPRDVLIRVRAAGICHSDAHYRSGRSPVHPLPLTLGHEIAGDVVAVGADVTGLPVGTRVALHYLVICGTCPDCRAGREQFCRTGLMLGHFTDGGWAEYIVVPAWNAVPLPDAVPYEHGAVMMCSSATSLHALRKGRLQPGESVLVIGAGGLGMSAIQLATGLGASQVIAVDRDAQKLALAAQFGAISVSAADRTVDEVVTAVREASHGRGVDVALELVGSVDTVQVSLKSLAPLGRAVVVGLNHIAVPVDSYRDIIGREAELIGSNDHLRSELEELMVMASTGRLDLRHVVTNTVPLDADAINGVLDALDRHAAPVRTVIVP
- a CDS encoding NUDIX domain-containing protein, yielding MGVSEPVGVPQPRVGVAVIIRRGDRVLLGRRRSRTHGDGVWQFPGGHLEWGESVHDCARREALEETGLTLTETHDGPWTNDRFPAQPGQSERHYVTLFVIAEAPHGEAVVREPDKCEGWEWFAWDALPSPRFLPIENLLTQGFVLPDR
- a CDS encoding lanthionine synthetase LanC family protein encodes the protein MDRRELLKQVLIGSGVLAVPRWVAASEFAGSDNTSSAADYRAAALAAERWISSSAQREGDTVRWPVDPRKPQVVDQSLYSGMPGVVLLHLELHHATGDARHLREAQDGARALIAALPRQGVGAGGAGLYTGLTGIAYVLQLVQERAPFAAGQLALAQIAGRVRDGATWKGDAAVWQDSTDIISGTAGIALALTWLQARDRAPGSPWRDTNRLLRGAARSLLDAGVTEGNGTKWAISPSTPRRYPNFSHGTAGVSYTLATLAMHPALADDRALQQAARAGALSGARYLDGITTVSTSGARKIFHSEPGNESLYYLSWCHGPAGTARLYRQLERLTGDATWRRYQPALSRAIVESGVPEQYPDRSGFWNNISQCCGNCGVAEYFVARHATTRSADDLAFAQRVMDDVIARATPDAGGLKWVQAENRASPEDTVAQTGFMQGAAGVGVALLHLEGALRGRKPLVVLPDSPSWA